One region of Gigantopelta aegis isolate Gae_Host chromosome 7, Gae_host_genome, whole genome shotgun sequence genomic DNA includes:
- the LOC121378092 gene encoding neuronal acetylcholine receptor subunit alpha-2-like, with the protein METRLLCSVALVTFLCVVVHCATSTTVLQRLQQHIVSKQTLPIRNTTVSMASLFDIAIDFIPVAIIGLNEETQVFAFSGIIVAAWLDLSSAWNPADFNNTHAVTIESNLLWSPQVSAINSVSRITTTLKEDALIVNNGQITMFYVDAYETSCEIDTGYFPFDEQTCDVLLFPSGRYRFYTPKSDVDTPEYFFRSNEWRLVSVRLQNRSYMQPVFELSFPIQTVVIQFKLKRYSAFYVMSILSPIGILSLMNACVFLLPVESGEKMSFLVSILVSYAMFLNFVYSTMPRSDSLSRLTIYLMLVVSQSCLSIMSTIYLLNMYHASGQPGGGCVAFGMRTSLRSKVKPDNRTVDSFVKDSVSKSKTSIRRIDRFMFLVFSCSALLSLMVFVIY; encoded by the coding sequence ATGGAAACACGTCTGCTCTGTTCTGTCGCACTTGTGACATTCCTGTGTGTCGTCGTCCACTGCGCCACCTCCACCACAGTATTGCAGAGACTCCAGCAGCACATCGTCTCAAAACAGACCCTCCCCATCAGAAACACCACAGTGTCCATGGCATCGCTCTTCGACATCGCCATAGACTTCATCCCAGTGGCGATCATTGGCCTCAACGAGGAAACTCAGGTCTTCGCCTTCTCTGGAATAATCGTGGCCGCCTGGCTGGATCTGTCCAGTGCCTGGAACCCGGCAGACTTCAACAACACTCACGCCGTCACCATCGAGAGCAACCTGCTGTGGAGTCCCCAGGTGTCGGCCATCAACAGCGTGAGCAGGATTACGACGACGTTGAAGGAGGACGCGTTGATCGTCAATAACGGCCAGATCACCATGTTCTATGTAGATGCCTACGAGACGAGCTGCGAGATCGACACGGGTTACTTCCCCTTCGACGAGCAGACGTGCGACGTCCTGCTGTTTCCCTCGGGTCGCTATCGCTTCTACACCCCCAAGTCTGACGTGGACACGCCCGAGTACTTCTTCAGAAGCAACGAATGGCGTCTGGTGAGCGTCAGGCTCCAAAACAGGAGCTACATGCAGCCCGTGTTCGAGTTATCGTTCCCAATCCAGACAGTTGTCATCCAGTTCAAGCTGAAACGCTACAGCGCTTTCTACGTCATGAGCATCCTGTCTCCCATCGGGATTCTCTCTCTGATGAACGCATGCGTGTTCCTGCTTCCGGTGGAGTCAGGGGAGAAAATGTCGTTCCTCGTGTCCATTCTCGTCTCCTATGCCATGTTCCTCAACTTCGTCTACAGCACCATGCCCCGGTCCGACTCCCTGTCCCGGTTGACCATCTACCTGATGCTGGTCGTCTCGCAGAGTTGTCTGTCAATTATGAGCACCATCTATCTACTGAATATGTATCACGCCTCTGGGCAACCCGGAGGTGGCTGTGTGGCCTTCGGGATGCGGACGTCCctgaggtcaaaggtcaaaccAGACAACCGTACGGTAGACTCCTTTGTTAAGGACTCGGTATCGAAATCCAAGACATCGATAAGAAGAATTGATCGATTCATGTTTTTAGTGTTTTCCTGTTCTGCTCTTTTGTCACTAATGGTTTTCGTCATTTACTAG